The Geoanaerobacter pelophilus nucleotide sequence GCATCTGCTGTGATGCCGATGGGGCGACGTACACCTGCCGATGCTGAAAACCTTGCACAGAAATGTCGTACGAGTGCAGGAATAGCATCAATCCTCTCACGAAGAGGTGGCAGGGTAATGGGAAACACGTTCAAGCGGTAGAAGAGGTCTTCACGAAAACTCTTCTCCGCGACCTCTGCTGCAAGGTCCCTATTGGATGCGGCAATGACGCGCACGTCAGCCTTTATCTGAATTGATCCACCCAGCCGTTCGAATGTCCGCTCCTGCAGAACTCGCAACAGTTTGGCCTGCAGCAGCATCGGCATCTCTCCGATCTCGTCAAGGAAGATGGTGCCACCCTGTGCCAGTTCAAACTTGCCCCGCCTCGCTTGGGCCGCACCGGTAAATGCACCGCGCTCGTGTCCGAACAGTTCGCTTTCCAGGAGGTTTTCCGGGATGGCTGCACAGTTGAGCGGAACAAATGGTGCCGCTCTACGTGGGCTTGCCAGATGGATCATCTTGGCAATCAACTCTTTGCCGGTGCCGCTCTCACCGTGAAGCAGAACGTTTGCAGTTGTGCGGGCCACATCCTGCACAAGTTTTCTGACGCTTTCCATCGCTCTGCCTGCAAATATCAGATCTTCTGGTGGGAGTCCCGCCTGTTCGACCTCCTTAAGTGATATAGTCAGGCGCTCCAGCGCCACCTGTTCCAGTGCTCTCTGTACTGTTGCCAGCAGGCTTGCCGGGTCTTTCAGCGGTTTGGAGAGGAAATCGAATGCCCCCTCTTTTATTGCTGATACTGCTTCTTCAACTCTGCCAAAGGCGGTGATAAAGATGAAAAGCGGCGCGTTCAGGTCGCTGCGTGTTACACGGAACAGATCCAGTCCACTCCGGACAGGCATCTTCAAATCGCACAGCACCAAATCAAACCGTTCGCGCTGGATGCGACGCAGCCCTTCACCACCATCTGCTGCCGTTGTT carries:
- a CDS encoding sigma-54-dependent transcriptional regulator, whose translation is MTATILIVEDDVVFRELLTTILDGAGYTVTTAADGGEGLRRIQRERFDLVLCDLKMPVRSGLDLFRVTRSDLNAPLFIFITAFGRVEEAVSAIKEGAFDFLSKPLKDPASLLATVQRALEQVALERLTISLKEVEQAGLPPEDLIFAGRAMESVRKLVQDVARTTANVLLHGESGTGKELIAKMIHLASPRRAAPFVPLNCAAIPENLLESELFGHERGAFTGAAQARRGKFELAQGGTIFLDEIGEMPMLLQAKLLRVLQERTFERLGGSIQIKADVRVIAASNRDLAAEVAEKSFREDLFYRLNVFPITLPPLRERIDAIPALVRHFCARFSASAGVRRPIGITADALLTLQRHTWPGNVRELQNVIERAVILARGEITVSELPETLQEQQPAESCEGLLKHREKETIQRTLQEFKGNRRKTAEALGISLRTLQYRIKELGLLVKED